One window of Nostoc sp. TCL26-01 genomic DNA carries:
- a CDS encoding HNH endonuclease, giving the protein MSNNQLEQCQLCQRQMEHLTIHHLVPRQNTKRKKQDPSPTVNICSACHRQIHALFDNKLLARELNTLEKLSNEPQMQKFLAWVIKQDPGKRIAVHR; this is encoded by the coding sequence GTGTCTAACAATCAATTAGAGCAATGTCAACTGTGTCAAAGACAGATGGAACATTTAACTATCCATCACTTAGTTCCGAGACAAAATACCAAACGCAAGAAACAAGATCCAAGTCCAACAGTAAATATTTGTTCTGCCTGCCATCGCCAAATTCATGCGTTGTTTGACAATAAGCTACTGGCTAGAGAACTAAATACTCTAGAAAAACTCAGTAACGAACCGCAAATGCAAAAATTCTTGGCGTGGGTAATAAAACAAGACCCTGGTAAGCGAATTGCAGTTCATCGCTAA
- a CDS encoding HEAT repeat domain-containing protein yields MNLSDSHWQNLKNDSRSTTKIIQLASDEEDKDSYWDLVWILRARGSDEEFAAASRLCQSQSSKQRSLGVDILAILGIPQRTYTQKCGDILLKLLPSEENSNVLASIGFAFGHLNDSRCVLPLIKLKNHPDTDVRLGVVFGLAGQEDELAIKALIDLSADDEEDIRNWAIFNLGSQITTNTPAIRDALFQRLILETGEDDTIAEIRGEALLGLAIREDERVINPLIAELESGCVGRLSVEAAKEMGDTRLYPALIDLQKWWDIDVKLLQEAISSCQP; encoded by the coding sequence ATGAATTTAAGTGATAGCCATTGGCAAAATTTAAAAAATGATTCAAGAAGTACAACAAAAATAATTCAACTTGCTTCTGATGAAGAAGACAAAGATTCTTATTGGGATCTGGTATGGATTTTACGCGCTCGTGGTAGTGATGAGGAATTTGCAGCAGCATCGAGGTTATGTCAAAGTCAAAGCTCAAAACAAAGAAGTTTAGGAGTGGATATATTAGCAATACTAGGAATACCGCAAAGAACTTATACGCAAAAATGTGGAGATATTCTGTTAAAACTATTACCAAGTGAAGAGAACAGTAATGTTCTTGCTTCAATTGGGTTTGCCTTCGGACATTTAAATGATTCGAGATGTGTTTTGCCTTTAATCAAACTTAAAAATCATCCCGATACTGATGTTCGTTTGGGTGTAGTTTTTGGTTTGGCTGGTCAAGAAGACGAATTAGCAATTAAAGCATTAATTGATTTATCTGCCGATGATGAAGAAGATATTAGAAATTGGGCAATTTTTAATTTAGGTTCGCAGATAACGACTAATACGCCGGCAATTCGAGATGCTTTATTTCAACGTCTAATTTTAGAAACAGGAGAAGATGATACTATTGCTGAAATTCGTGGAGAAGCATTACTGGGTTTAGCGATTAGAGAAGATGAGCGAGTAATTAATCCACTTATCGCCGAACTTGAAAGTGGATGCGTGGGTAGATTATCTGTTGAAGCTGCCAAAGAAATGGGAGATACAAGACTTTATCCAGCTTTGATTGATTTACAAAAGTGGTGGGATATAGATGTTAAGTTATTACAAGAGGCGATATCTAGCTGTCAACCATAA
- a CDS encoding TIGR03643 family protein has translation MKLPNLDLQTIDRIIEMAWEDRTPFDVIKTQFGLQEKQVILLMRQQMKESSFRMWRERVTKRKTKHLFKREFIAGRFKSQNQKS, from the coding sequence ATGAAGTTACCAAACCTTGATCTCCAAACTATTGATCGCATCATTGAAATGGCATGGGAAGATAGAACACCTTTTGATGTTATTAAAACTCAGTTTGGGCTACAAGAGAAACAGGTAATTCTCTTAATGCGGCAGCAAATGAAAGAATCCAGTTTTCGTATGTGGCGAGAGCGAGTTACCAAACGCAAGACAAAACATTTATTTAAGCGAGAGTTTATTGCAGGTAGGTTTAAGTCACAAAATCAAAAATCATGA